In the genome of Deltaproteobacteria bacterium, one region contains:
- a CDS encoding amino acid ABC transporter permease has protein sequence MTKNSQKQKIQKPPGYNKWVGVFVVFVLVFVGLFYYATQKIEYVWRWNRMPIYFAYEDTIEITSGLDGEVVNLRVEGDDTIVTVQEFDEKAAYRVPTQGLKVGRGDMVSIGDVLGSYTKWKPGLLMIGLWITLKLSVMATIFGIIIGVAGGLARISSNPAFKWISIVYVEIIRGTPLMVQILIWYFVLGTVINDLLAAYGLGRLSAFWYGVASLACFAGAYVTEIVRAGIQSIHRGQTEAARSVGMTYAQSMYHIILPQAMRRILPPLAGQFISLIKDSSLLGIIAIRELTKAGREAVSASLQPFEIYLVVAVLYLVLTFTLSMFVQHLERRTATK, from the coding sequence ATGACTAAAAATTCCCAAAAACAAAAAATACAAAAGCCCCCGGGCTACAACAAGTGGGTGGGTGTCTTCGTTGTTTTTGTCCTCGTGTTTGTCGGCCTTTTCTATTATGCGACCCAGAAAATCGAATACGTCTGGCGCTGGAACCGCATGCCGATCTACTTCGCCTACGAGGATACCATCGAAATCACTTCGGGACTGGATGGAGAAGTGGTCAACCTGCGAGTCGAGGGTGACGACACCATCGTAACCGTCCAGGAATTCGATGAAAAAGCCGCCTACCGCGTCCCCACTCAGGGTTTGAAGGTCGGAAGGGGCGATATGGTCTCCATCGGGGACGTGCTGGGCTCCTACACCAAGTGGAAACCCGGGCTCCTGATGATCGGCCTCTGGATTACCCTTAAGCTCAGTGTCATGGCCACGATTTTCGGCATTATCATCGGTGTCGCCGGGGGCCTGGCCAGGATCTCCTCCAATCCGGCCTTCAAATGGATCAGCATCGTCTATGTCGAAATCATCCGGGGCACCCCCCTGATGGTGCAGATCCTGATCTGGTACTTCGTTCTGGGAACCGTTATCAACGACCTTTTGGCCGCCTACGGTTTGGGCAGGCTTTCCGCTTTCTGGTACGGCGTGGCCTCTCTGGCCTGTTTTGCCGGCGCCTATGTCACCGAAATCGTGAGGGCCGGCATCCAGTCCATCCATCGGGGCCAGACGGAAGCCGCACGCTCCGTGGGCATGACCTACGCCCAGAGCATGTATCACATTATTTTGCCCCAGGCCATGCGCAGGATACTGCCCCCCCTTGCCGGTCAGTTCATCAGCCTGATCAAGGATTCTTCGCTGTTGGGAATCATCGCCATCCGGGAACTCACCAAAGCTGGAAGGGAAGCGGTCAGTGCCAGCCTGCAGCCCTTTGAAATCTATCTGGTGGTGGCGGTACTCTATCTTGTTTTGACATTCACCCTTTCCATGTTCGTGCAACATCTCGAGAGGAGGACGGCCACAAAGTGA
- a CDS encoding P-loop NTPase, whose amino-acid sequence MTDNHAEQSPVKPKIWAVGGGKGGVGKSVLSSLFALWLAQIGKRTIIVDVDLGGANIHTLLGIKSPTHTINDFITKKVGSLGDICIETGVPNLRLLSGASEILSLANLQFAQKVKIIQGIGQLDAEYVVLDLGAGTSFNVLDFFLIAHRQIVMLTPQPISIQNSYAFVRNAVYRKLSRLTSQKPGMLSIIKSAMDPKNELNVRTVKELFRVIRDDGGAEAADFLKGELATIRPALVTNMVRSRRDNNAGSIIRLVSEKYLMIEPVDMGGVVYDKRLNSLVSSMTPLSQIDRSSEAFAGVHEITSKLL is encoded by the coding sequence GTGACTGATAACCATGCGGAACAATCGCCGGTAAAACCTAAAATATGGGCCGTCGGTGGCGGAAAAGGAGGGGTCGGGAAAAGTGTTCTCAGCTCGCTTTTTGCGCTTTGGCTGGCACAGATAGGCAAACGCACCATCATCGTCGACGTGGACCTGGGCGGCGCCAATATCCACACGCTGCTGGGGATCAAAAGCCCCACCCACACGATTAACGACTTCATAACCAAAAAAGTCGGCAGCCTGGGAGATATCTGCATCGAAACAGGCGTGCCCAACCTGCGCCTGCTCAGCGGTGCGAGTGAAATTCTCTCGCTGGCCAATCTCCAATTTGCCCAGAAAGTGAAAATCATTCAGGGCATCGGGCAGTTGGATGCCGAGTATGTGGTTCTGGACTTGGGGGCGGGAACGTCCTTCAATGTCCTCGATTTTTTTCTGATTGCCCACCGGCAGATTGTCATGCTCACCCCCCAACCCATATCCATTCAGAATTCCTACGCCTTCGTCCGCAACGCCGTGTATCGGAAATTGAGCCGTCTCACGAGCCAGAAACCGGGTATGCTGTCCATCATCAAATCGGCCATGGATCCCAAAAACGAATTGAACGTGAGAACCGTCAAAGAGTTGTTTCGGGTTATCCGGGACGACGGGGGAGCCGAAGCAGCGGATTTTCTAAAGGGAGAACTGGCTACGATCCGCCCGGCGCTGGTGACCAATATGGTCCGCAGCCGCAGGGACAACAACGCCGGCAGCATCATCCGGCTGGTTTCGGAGAAATATTTGATGATCGAACCCGTGGATATGGGGGGCGTCGTTTACGACAAGCGGCTGAATTCGCTCGTATCGAGCATGACACCGCTCTCGCAGATCGACAGGTCGAGCGAAGCCTTTGCCGGGGTGCACGAGATAACGTCAAAACTGCTGTGA
- a CDS encoding 6-phosphofructokinase — translation MTIPEALSTEKLMAHPEVVRAVDKVNAEFVERTAYRPPMCEVFTSTVTGLEADDAYCFEIDREARKQLPDIIGNQVQRIVGKDKPGGEDEKKYRRRRRIGIVFSGGPAPGGHNVIAGIYDAAKRANPENAVMGFLLGPDGIIESEVVEITGEMVDAYRNLGGFTMIKTGRTKIDTSEKMALSRETCRKLSLDALVVVGGDDSNTNAAFLAQAMAADGIQVIGVPKTIDGDIQVRDSNGKVLCAMSFGFHTAARAFSNAIGNLCTDCSSDVKYWHICKVMGRVASHLALEVALQTHASMTLIGEDLADYTDRRRLERAVSGNATDYSAYGITLRHLSRVICNGIVKRAAAGKKYGVIVIPEGILEFVNEIQVFILKLNTIIADFNATHDRDFHKTHPFLEDKLEFLRRMARQSEEEDKIMVWNRRDEDLFNDLPLFFQEGLLTERDSHGNFQFSQVETDKVIMGMVRDYLDILKEQGRYKNGIEEKYYRKTLRRGGLEPDLFGPVLFANYGDAPYLLVKESIISVKTLTQELEAANLLDKNESIPDAVRKIYKKSVPEFKTQTHFYGYDGRGSDPTRFDCIYTYNLGLTVFNLIADGATGQMAAIRNLEKEFSAWEPIGIPIAPLMHLEERKGKLELVIEKSIVDIDSNAFRVARACREEWLAAAPGEDHFRKPGPIRFAGKSEEDRPITLVLNAIGR, via the coding sequence ATGACCATTCCCGAAGCGTTGTCCACGGAAAAATTAATGGCCCACCCCGAAGTCGTCCGGGCAGTCGACAAGGTAAACGCCGAATTTGTCGAAAGAACCGCCTACAGACCGCCCATGTGTGAGGTATTCACCTCGACGGTGACCGGACTCGAGGCGGATGACGCCTATTGTTTCGAGATCGATCGCGAGGCACGGAAACAGCTGCCGGATATTATCGGCAACCAGGTGCAACGCATCGTGGGAAAGGACAAGCCGGGCGGTGAAGACGAAAAAAAATATCGCCGTCGGCGCAGGATCGGGATCGTTTTTTCGGGAGGGCCGGCGCCCGGCGGCCACAATGTCATTGCCGGCATTTATGACGCCGCCAAGCGGGCCAACCCGGAAAATGCCGTCATGGGTTTCTTGCTGGGACCGGACGGCATCATCGAGAGCGAGGTGGTCGAAATCACCGGGGAAATGGTCGATGCCTACCGGAACCTGGGCGGTTTCACCATGATAAAGACGGGTCGGACCAAGATCGATACCAGCGAAAAAATGGCCCTGTCCCGCGAGACCTGCCGGAAGCTGAGCCTGGACGCTCTGGTCGTCGTGGGCGGGGACGATTCCAATACCAACGCGGCTTTCCTGGCCCAGGCGATGGCGGCGGACGGCATACAGGTGATCGGCGTTCCCAAAACCATTGACGGCGATATCCAGGTCAGGGACAGCAACGGAAAGGTGCTGTGCGCCATGAGCTTTGGATTCCACACGGCCGCGAGGGCCTTTTCCAATGCCATCGGCAACCTGTGCACGGATTGCAGTTCCGACGTGAAGTACTGGCACATCTGCAAGGTCATGGGCCGCGTTGCCAGCCACCTGGCTCTCGAAGTCGCCCTGCAGACCCATGCCAGCATGACGCTCATCGGCGAGGACCTGGCCGACTACACGGACCGGCGCCGGCTGGAACGGGCGGTTTCAGGGAATGCGACCGACTACAGCGCTTATGGTATTACCCTCAGGCACCTTTCGCGGGTGATATGCAACGGCATCGTAAAACGCGCCGCGGCAGGCAAAAAATACGGTGTGATCGTCATTCCGGAAGGCATTCTGGAATTCGTCAACGAAATTCAGGTGTTCATCCTCAAGTTGAACACCATTATCGCCGATTTCAATGCGACCCATGACCGGGATTTTCACAAAACCCACCCTTTTCTGGAGGACAAACTCGAATTTTTAAGACGGATGGCCAGGCAGTCGGAAGAGGAAGACAAGATTATGGTCTGGAACCGCCGGGACGAAGATCTTTTCAATGACCTCCCTTTGTTCTTTCAGGAGGGACTGCTGACGGAAAGGGACAGTCACGGCAATTTCCAGTTTTCACAGGTGGAGACCGACAAGGTAATCATGGGGATGGTCAGGGATTACCTGGATATCTTAAAAGAGCAGGGGCGCTATAAAAACGGCATCGAGGAGAAATACTATCGAAAGACCCTGCGCAGGGGGGGGCTCGAGCCTGATCTGTTCGGGCCGGTCCTGTTTGCAAATTATGGCGACGCCCCTTATCTTCTGGTCAAAGAATCGATCATATCCGTCAAGACCCTGACGCAGGAGCTGGAAGCGGCCAATTTACTGGATAAGAACGAATCCATTCCCGATGCTGTCCGCAAGATTTACAAGAAGTCCGTTCCGGAATTCAAAACCCAGACTCACTTTTACGGCTACGACGGGCGGGGGAGCGACCCCACGCGCTTCGACTGCATATACACCTATAATCTGGGATTGACCGTGTTCAACCTGATAGCCGATGGGGCCACCGGCCAGATGGCGGCAATCAGGAATCTGGAAAAGGAATTTTCCGCGTGGGAGCCCATCGGCATTCCCATAGCCCCCCTGATGCATCTTGAAGAGCGCAAGGGAAAGCTGGAGCTGGTGATAGAAAAAAGCATCGTCGATATCGATTCCAATGCATTCAGAGTGGCCAGGGCATGCCGTGAGGAGTGGCTGGCCGCCGCCCCCGGTGAAGATCACTTCAGAAAACCGGGCCCCATCCGCTTTGCCGGCAAGAGTGAGGAGGATCGGCCCATTACCCTGGTGTTGAATGCGATCGGGCGGTAG
- a CDS encoding C69 family dipeptidase, protein MCDTFIIMPDSTTDGSVLFGKNSDREPNEAQSLEYHPAAAHPKGEQATCTYIEVPQVQETLATVISRPFWMWGAEMGANEKGVVIGNEAVFTKMPRERNGGLTGMDILRLALERSGTADRALEVMVQLLADHGQGGACGYKNKGLFYHNSYIIADAQRAWVLETAGPLWAALRVKSRYSISNGLTIGETYDEGHPDLISVARKKGWLKKRTTFHFAKCYADWFYTTFSASGKRRSRAMHLMSRRAKSVAPGMAMRILRDHGPDTTYRPGAHLFLDRLCAHAANPFSRDAAQTTGSLVAHLKATRQTVWVTGTSAPCTGIFKPVWIDECGLPDIGPAPGAVYDAKSLWWFHENLHRLVIEDYNNRIALYKRERDLLEGRFVEQAASATPEARWEVSRTAFEKARKMTREWIERVGAAAVDKRENVVYRRYWERQNRGVL, encoded by the coding sequence ATGTGTGACACTTTCATCATCATGCCGGACAGCACGACGGACGGTTCGGTACTGTTCGGCAAAAACAGCGACCGTGAACCCAATGAAGCCCAGTCCCTGGAATATCACCCGGCCGCCGCACACCCAAAGGGCGAACAGGCGACGTGCACCTACATCGAGGTTCCCCAGGTCCAGGAGACGCTTGCGACCGTTATTTCAAGACCGTTCTGGATGTGGGGGGCCGAAATGGGCGCCAACGAAAAAGGGGTGGTTATCGGCAACGAGGCCGTTTTTACCAAAATGCCCCGGGAACGGAACGGCGGCCTGACGGGAATGGACATCCTGCGGCTCGCGCTCGAACGCTCGGGAACGGCGGACAGGGCCCTGGAGGTGATGGTGCAGCTTCTTGCCGACCACGGGCAGGGGGGGGCGTGCGGGTACAAAAACAAGGGCCTTTTCTATCACAACAGTTATATCATCGCCGATGCACAAAGGGCCTGGGTCTTGGAAACGGCAGGCCCCTTGTGGGCCGCCTTGAGGGTGAAAAGCCGATACAGCATCAGCAACGGACTGACCATCGGTGAAACCTATGACGAGGGGCATCCGGACCTGATTTCCGTTGCCAGGAAGAAGGGGTGGCTGAAAAAAAGGACCACGTTTCATTTCGCCAAATGCTACGCAGACTGGTTTTACACCACCTTTTCCGCCAGCGGGAAGCGTCGGTCGCGCGCCATGCATCTGATGAGCCGGCGGGCCAAATCCGTCGCTCCCGGCATGGCCATGCGCATCCTGCGGGACCACGGCCCGGATACGACGTATCGGCCGGGCGCCCACCTGTTCCTCGACCGGTTGTGTGCGCATGCCGCCAACCCGTTTTCCAGAGATGCGGCCCAGACGACGGGCTCCCTCGTCGCCCATCTCAAAGCGACGCGGCAAACGGTATGGGTTACCGGGACCTCGGCGCCCTGCACCGGCATTTTCAAGCCGGTCTGGATCGACGAATGCGGCCTGCCCGACATCGGGCCGGCACCCGGCGCCGTTTATGACGCCAAGAGCCTGTGGTGGTTCCATGAAAATTTGCACCGGCTGGTCATCGAAGATTATAACAACAGAATAGCCCTCTACAAGCGCGAACGAGACCTTTTGGAGGGACGGTTTGTGGAACAGGCTGCTTCCGCAACGCCGGAAGCCAGGTGGGAGGTGTCAAGGACCGCCTTCGAAAAGGCCAGGAAAATGACGCGTGAATGGATCGAACGCGTCGGGGCCGCTGCGGTCGACAAGCGTGAGAATGTGGTGTACCGGCGCTACTGGGAAAGGCAGAACCGCGGGGTATTGTAA
- a CDS encoding amino acid ABC transporter ATP-binding protein, which produces MIDIQHVHKTFHIPHDVKALVDVSANVAAGEVVVVCGPSGSGKSTFLRCLNRLEKADSGHIIIDGIDVLDHKTNINKVRAEVGMVFQSFNLFPHKTVFENVSLAQTVVRKRSKDKAKEKAMFLLNKVGIADKSKAYPDNLSGGQQQRVAIARALAMDPKVMLFDEPTSALDPEMIGEVLDVMKTLAKEGMTMVVVTHEMGFAREVADRVIFMDAGAIVEVGTPEHFFTNPGHERTKLFLSQIL; this is translated from the coding sequence GTGATTGACATCCAGCATGTTCACAAAACGTTTCACATCCCCCACGACGTCAAGGCCCTGGTGGATGTTTCGGCCAACGTAGCCGCCGGTGAGGTGGTCGTGGTCTGCGGCCCCTCCGGTTCCGGAAAAAGCACTTTCTTAAGATGCCTCAACCGCCTGGAAAAAGCCGATTCCGGTCACATCATCATCGACGGCATCGATGTCCTCGACCACAAGACCAACATCAACAAGGTCCGCGCCGAAGTCGGCATGGTGTTTCAGTCCTTTAACCTTTTCCCGCATAAAACCGTCTTTGAAAACGTCAGCCTTGCCCAGACGGTCGTCCGCAAACGCTCCAAGGACAAGGCCAAGGAAAAGGCCATGTTTCTGCTCAACAAGGTCGGCATTGCCGACAAATCCAAAGCCTACCCGGACAACCTGTCCGGAGGGCAGCAGCAGCGGGTGGCGATTGCACGCGCCCTGGCCATGGATCCCAAGGTGATGCTTTTCGACGAACCCACTTCGGCCCTCGACCCCGAAATGATCGGGGAGGTGCTCGACGTCATGAAAACCCTGGCAAAGGAAGGCATGACCATGGTGGTGGTGACCCACGAAATGGGATTTGCCCGGGAGGTGGCGGACCGGGTCATCTTTATGGACGCCGGCGCCATCGTGGAAGTCGGCACTCCGGAACACTTTTTTACCAATCCGGGGCACGAAAGGACCAAGCTTTTTCTCAGTCAGATTTTGTAA
- a CDS encoding DUF6206 family protein gives MKIDTELLTRFEAGLDPQQIERSRVPATLLGYGEISAIFKIEGDERTAYKRMPLFSDRSSAETYVSVYRHYCRLLRDAGLNLPEHDTAVVPVPGRPVVVYIAQEWLPAERFAHKLVHNLERDACYALMEQVARAVDGVWRFNAASTPEVELALDGQISNWVRTGGEKEAGLTYIDTSTPLFRLGGIEQMDPEPLLKSAPLFLRWILRWLFLDDVMNRYYDLRMVFIDIAANLYKEQCPDLIPGTIDVFNGYLDVEQKPLTEKAIEKYYREDRMIWMLFSAFRRVDRWLTTKLMRKRYEFILPGKIVR, from the coding sequence ATGAAAATTGATACGGAGCTATTAACGCGTTTCGAGGCCGGCCTGGACCCCCAGCAAATAGAACGATCGAGGGTCCCGGCAACGCTACTGGGCTACGGTGAAATCTCTGCGATATTCAAAATCGAGGGCGATGAAAGAACCGCGTACAAACGCATGCCCTTGTTTTCGGACAGGTCTTCGGCCGAAACGTATGTCAGCGTGTATCGGCACTACTGCAGGCTTCTTCGGGATGCCGGTCTGAATCTTCCCGAACACGATACGGCCGTTGTGCCTGTTCCCGGCCGCCCGGTGGTGGTCTATATCGCCCAGGAATGGCTGCCTGCGGAACGGTTCGCTCACAAGCTCGTTCACAACCTTGAAAGGGATGCTTGCTACGCGTTGATGGAGCAGGTGGCCCGGGCAGTCGACGGGGTGTGGCGTTTTAATGCCGCTTCCACACCCGAGGTCGAGCTGGCACTCGATGGCCAGATTTCCAACTGGGTTCGCACGGGCGGCGAAAAAGAAGCCGGGTTGACCTATATCGACACCAGCACGCCGTTATTCAGGTTGGGGGGAATCGAACAAATGGATCCGGAGCCGCTGCTGAAAAGTGCGCCGCTTTTTTTACGATGGATACTGCGGTGGCTGTTTCTGGACGACGTCATGAACCGTTACTATGACTTGAGGATGGTATTTATTGACATTGCCGCCAATCTCTACAAGGAACAGTGCCCGGATCTGATTCCCGGCACGATTGACGTCTTCAACGGCTATCTTGACGTTGAGCAGAAGCCGTTGACGGAAAAAGCGATCGAAAAGTACTACCGGGAAGACAGAATGATCTGGATGCTTTTTTCCGCTTTCCGGCGTGTGGACCGCTGGCTGACGACCAAACTGATGCGCAAAAGGTACGAATTCATTCTGCCGGGGAAGATTGTGCGCTGA
- a CDS encoding transporter substrate-binding domain-containing protein — protein MKRGLLTGLFAIAVLGLIFSTAVFGADIELAKKSTVEKVLKRGELRVGFESGYVPFEMTAKTGKFIGFDMDFGRQLAKAMGVKFVPVNIAWDGIIAGLVTDKFDIIMGGMTITQERNLKINFANPYIVVGQTILLNKKHEGKVLSYKDLNDPKYILTSRLGTTGEQAIKKYIPKATYKAFESESEAALEVINGKADAMVYDLPFCGYMYGSQGKGKTVFLNKPFTYEPLAWAINKGDPDFLNFLNNFLRQSKGDGFYEKVYNKWIIGSDWKKELE, from the coding sequence ATGAAGAGAGGATTATTGACGGGGCTTTTTGCCATTGCCGTGCTGGGGCTCATTTTTTCAACAGCGGTATTCGGTGCGGACATCGAGCTGGCAAAAAAATCGACGGTCGAAAAGGTCCTGAAAAGGGGTGAACTGCGCGTTGGATTCGAATCCGGCTACGTTCCGTTTGAAATGACCGCCAAAACCGGCAAGTTCATCGGTTTCGATATGGACTTCGGCCGCCAGTTGGCCAAGGCCATGGGCGTCAAGTTCGTACCGGTCAACATTGCCTGGGACGGTATCATTGCCGGACTCGTGACGGACAAGTTCGACATCATCATGGGCGGCATGACGATCACCCAGGAAAGAAACCTCAAAATCAACTTTGCCAACCCCTACATCGTCGTCGGGCAGACCATCCTGTTGAATAAAAAACACGAAGGTAAAGTCCTTTCCTACAAAGACCTGAACGACCCGAAATACATCCTGACTTCCAGGTTGGGAACCACCGGTGAGCAAGCCATTAAAAAATACATCCCCAAAGCAACCTACAAGGCTTTTGAAAGCGAAAGCGAAGCCGCCCTGGAAGTCATCAACGGCAAGGCCGATGCCATGGTCTACGATCTGCCCTTCTGCGGCTACATGTACGGCAGCCAGGGCAAAGGCAAGACGGTTTTCCTGAACAAGCCCTTCACCTACGAACCGCTGGCCTGGGCCATCAACAAAGGCGACCCCGACTTCCTCAATTTCCTGAACAATTTCCTCAGGCAGAGCAAGGGGGATGGGTTCTATGAAAAAGTCTACAACAAATGGATCATCGGTTCGGACTGGAAAAAAGAGCTCGAGTAA
- a CDS encoding cyclic nucleotide-binding domain-containing protein has translation MNSQNESYERILARIKEGTIIINEREKFEHLLKLFPEKASLHRAFADFLAKEGARDEAVRVYERSAKMYLDSGRSLQAIVATILAWSINKPTHDQGRVFHAAVQASKSAETPLQDFFSAFTYPELVAVMLRLVRVHFPANHAVKSFGDEANELFFIVSGTLKETTYRTDGDDESGDQALVRHLSDNDIFGDIYPLDAEHRSRSDVETLTHVELVKISKQVLQQLCRKHPRVELLLTDLYRNPSETLDGRMWTSVRRAVRYEIPTKVKLSILPQMENAPPIDTEGLTRDISLGGACVDIGDQHLATPLKAFENAAVNVEIRLTGENVTLKIAGNIAWSVKFIENANTRLLVGIRFEALNDSERRALEKYCLQGNAEQNLLWNLWDDLVKG, from the coding sequence TTGAATTCTCAAAATGAATCGTACGAAAGAATTCTTGCCCGCATCAAAGAAGGAACGATTATCATCAACGAAAGGGAAAAGTTCGAGCACCTCCTGAAACTGTTTCCCGAAAAAGCGTCCCTTCACAGGGCCTTTGCCGATTTTCTCGCAAAAGAGGGGGCGCGGGACGAAGCCGTTCGGGTATATGAACGATCCGCCAAGATGTACCTCGATTCGGGCAGGAGCCTGCAGGCCATCGTGGCCACGATACTGGCATGGAGCATCAACAAACCCACCCACGATCAGGGCCGGGTTTTCCACGCCGCCGTGCAGGCATCCAAATCTGCCGAAACGCCCCTGCAGGACTTTTTTTCCGCTTTCACCTATCCGGAGCTGGTGGCCGTCATGCTGAGACTGGTGAGGGTCCATTTCCCGGCCAATCATGCCGTCAAGAGCTTCGGAGATGAAGCGAACGAACTGTTTTTCATCGTGTCCGGCACCCTGAAAGAAACCACCTACCGCACCGACGGCGATGATGAATCCGGCGACCAGGCACTGGTGCGGCACCTGTCCGATAACGACATCTTCGGAGACATATATCCCCTCGATGCGGAACACCGTTCGAGATCGGACGTTGAAACACTTACCCATGTCGAACTGGTCAAAATTTCCAAACAGGTACTTCAGCAATTGTGCCGGAAACACCCAAGGGTGGAGCTCCTGCTGACCGACCTTTACAGGAACCCCAGCGAAACCCTCGACGGAAGAATGTGGACAAGCGTTCGGCGGGCGGTGAGGTACGAAATCCCCACGAAGGTCAAACTCAGCATCCTTCCACAAATGGAGAACGCCCCCCCTATCGACACGGAGGGACTCACCAGGGATATCTCTCTGGGCGGTGCGTGTGTGGATATCGGTGACCAGCATCTCGCGACCCCCTTGAAGGCGTTTGAAAATGCCGCCGTGAACGTTGAAATCAGGCTGACCGGAGAGAATGTGACCCTGAAAATCGCCGGGAACATCGCCTGGAGCGTAAAATTTATCGAGAACGCTAACACCCGTTTACTAGTGGGCATCCGCTTCGAAGCTTTAAACGATTCAGAACGGAGGGCCCTGGAAAAATACTGCCTGCAGGGAAATGCCGAACAGAATCTGCTCTGGAATCTGTGGGATGACTTGGTGAAAGGATAG
- a CDS encoding aminotransferase class III-fold pyridoxal phosphate-dependent enzyme: protein MHTEEKEAAIGRFRNHVSSGKADFFINLGMDLVMGDREGAFLADMDGRKKLFNLHCNGGVFNLGHRNPELIELLKQSLDEFDIGNHHLMSRVRGELAEKIAGCMPADLNYTVFGVSGGEAIDLAIKVARAWQGRGKVVSAKGGYHGHTGLALAAGDPRYRDPFGVTSTGFEQVPFGDLDCMEAAVGPDTAAVILETVPATMGVVVPGREYMSGVRELCTRKGALLILDEVQTGLGRTGRLWGFEHFDVVPDIVVLGKGLSGGLYPITATVLRQPLERIFHKDPFVHISTFGGAEPGCCVAGRVLEISSDPAFLDRVVELAGEFRRCVAVLQQKYADFLIGFRQLGLMMGLVFAGEISGQVVSKTAYDNDLLMVYANNDPSVCQLLPPLIMERERVPWVAERLEKAVSQARDFVLDNR, encoded by the coding sequence ATGCATACCGAAGAGAAAGAGGCGGCCATAGGACGCTTTCGGAACCATGTTTCCTCCGGCAAAGCAGATTTTTTCATCAATTTGGGGATGGACCTGGTCATGGGGGACAGGGAGGGGGCCTTTCTGGCGGATATGGACGGCCGCAAAAAACTGTTCAATTTGCACTGCAACGGCGGCGTCTTCAACCTGGGCCACCGAAACCCCGAGTTGATAGAACTTTTAAAGCAAAGCCTTGACGAGTTCGACATCGGCAACCATCATCTCATGAGCCGCGTACGGGGCGAACTTGCGGAGAAAATCGCCGGGTGCATGCCGGCCGATCTGAATTACACGGTGTTCGGCGTTTCCGGAGGGGAAGCGATTGATTTGGCGATAAAGGTTGCCCGGGCCTGGCAGGGGCGCGGGAAAGTCGTTTCGGCGAAAGGGGGCTATCACGGCCATACCGGGCTTGCTCTGGCCGCAGGCGATCCCCGGTACAGGGATCCTTTCGGCGTGACTTCCACCGGGTTCGAACAGGTTCCGTTCGGCGACCTGGACTGTATGGAAGCGGCCGTGGGGCCTGATACAGCTGCCGTCATTCTCGAAACCGTGCCGGCGACGATGGGCGTGGTCGTTCCCGGCAGAGAATACATGTCCGGCGTGCGGGAACTGTGCACCCGCAAAGGGGCGCTGCTCATTCTCGATGAGGTGCAGACCGGGCTGGGCAGAACAGGACGCCTCTGGGGATTTGAACACTTCGATGTGGTTCCGGACATCGTCGTGCTTGGCAAGGGACTGTCCGGCGGGTTGTATCCCATAACGGCCACTGTGTTGCGGCAGCCGTTGGAGCGGATATTCCACAAGGATCCTTTCGTGCATATCTCCACCTTTGGCGGAGCCGAACCGGGGTGCTGTGTTGCCGGACGCGTGCTGGAGATTTCTTCCGATCCGGCCTTCCTGGACAGGGTCGTCGAACTGGCCGGGGAATTCCGGCGGTGCGTGGCCGTCCTTCAGCAGAAATACGCGGATTTTTTAATCGGTTTCCGGCAGCTCGGCCTGATGATGGGTCTGGTGTTCGCAGGGGAGATATCCGGGCAGGTGGTCAGTAAAACCGCCTACGACAACGACCTGCTGATGGTGTATGCCAACAATGACCCCTCCGTGTGTCAACTGCTGCCGCCGTTGATCATGGAGAGGGAACGTGTGCCGTGGGTTGCCGAAAGGCTGGAAAAGGCCGTTTCCCAGGCAAGGGATTTCGTTTTAGACAATCGTTAA